One window from the genome of Salvia splendens isolate huo1 chromosome 9, SspV2, whole genome shotgun sequence encodes:
- the LOC121749548 gene encoding triacylglycerol lipase 2-like produces the protein MDYRSFFFFNLAFLALFLLSHQALGSSRLVSPPDDESEGICAAIATVGGYECQEFKVTTDDGYILSVSRIPEGLRGGVAGQKRPPVLLQHGVLVDGMTWLINSPEESLAMVLADNGFDVWIPNFRGSRYSRNHQTLSSSDPDYWNWTWDELVSHDLPSFIDLVFKQTGQKVHYVGHSMGTLIALASFSEGMQVDKIKSAVMLSPIAYLSYMNTAIGVLSAKAFVGEITKVFGLAEFNPKSKIVSTFLRALCVANNVDCYDLMTAFTGKNCCLNASTVDLFLKNEPQSTSTKNLIHMAQTVRDGLLSKYDYGNAPFNMVHYGQAKPPVYNLSRIPPNLPLFLSYGGKDALSDVRDVATLLDSLKLHDVGKLHVQYIKDYAHADFIMGVTAKDLVYNQMISFFMSVN, from the exons ATGGATTATCGCAGCTTCTTCTTTTTCAATTTAGCCTTTCTTGCTTTATTCCTTCTCTCTCATCAAGCATTGGGCTCTAGTCGCCTTGTATCTCCACCCGACGACGAGTCGGAAGGAATTTGCGCCGCAATCGCCACCGTAGGCGGCTATGAGTGTCAAgaatttaaa GTGACAACCGACGACGGGTACATTTTGAGCGTGTCGAGAATTCCGGAGGGGCTCCGGGGAGGCGTCGCCGGACAGAAGCGGCCGCCGGTATTGCTGCAGCATGGTGTTCTTGTG GATGGGATGACGTGGCTGATAAATTCACCGGAAGAGTCATTGGCGATGGTATTGGCGGATAATGGATTTGATGTGTGGATTCCCAATTTCCGAGGTTCTCGTTACAGCCGCAACCATCAAACACTCAGTTCTTCCGACCCT GATTATTGGAATTGGACATGGGACGAATTGGTTAGCCATGACCTACCATCTTTCATCGACCTGGTCTTCAAACAAACCGGTCAGAAAGTTCACTATGTTGGCCATTCAATG GGAACTTTAATAGCTTTGGCATCCTTCTCGGAAGGAATGCAGGTGGACAAGATTAAATCAGCTGTGATGTTAAGCCCCATTGCTTATCTCAGTTACATGAACACTGCTATTGGAGTTCTCTCTGCTAAGGCCTTTGTTGGTGAA ATCACTAAAGTATTTGGCCTTGCGGAGTTCAATCCGAAAAg CAAGATTGTAAGCACCTTTCTGAGAGCATTGTGTGTcgctaataatgtagattgcTACGATCTCATGACTGCTTTCACAG GAAAGAATTGCTGTCTGAATGCATCCACGGTGGACCTATTTCTCAAGAACGAGCCTCAatccacctccaccaaaaatCTTATTCACATGGCTCAAA CGGTAAGAGACGGTCTGTTGTCAAAGTATGACTACGGCAATGCCCCTTTCAACATGGTCCACTACGGTCAAGCGAAGCCCCCTGTCTACAACCTATCGAGAATCCCTCCCAATCTGCCGCTCTTCCTCAGTTACGGAGGCAAGGATGCTCTCTCGGATGTCAGAGATGTGGCCACGTTGCTCGACAGCCTTAAACTGCATGATGTGGGGAAGCTGCACGTGCAGTATATCAAGGATTATGCTCATGCGGATTTCATAATGGGGGTTACTGCTAAGGATCTTGTCTACAATCAGATGATCTCATTTTTTATGAGCGTCAATTGA
- the LOC121749547 gene encoding receptor-like protein EIX2, which yields MPYLVGSWRWICSCKNSMSQTTNCMDRFPRSSKELRFSSESNVYLSENSVEGPLPLWSSNVTSLYLRNNTFSGAIPRDIGTALRLTDLDISRNSLSGTIPSSIRNMTQLTTLVISSNNLQGQIPDVFSSIPMLYNVDASNNSLTGRIPSSLGFLHALKFLMLSSNILSSQIPSSLSNCTELVSIDLGDNALSGAIPPWVGAEMTSLLILRLRNNSFKRNIPSQICNLSVLHILDLSKNALSGSIPACFKNLSWFQRDLTPEDTDQLYQGRVQLVAKGRLLQYDSILYLVNSIDLSINKFSGENPQEITALFKVGTLNLSRNHLIGRIPTDIDKLERIETLDLSSNQLWGPIPLTMASLTFLNHLNLSNNNLSGQIPTGNQFETFNDPSIYEGNEILCGAPLPRCDSAPFPDVDGGEEGDGDEDRYEKLWVLVSAGIGFFLGFWGICGSLVVKDRWRAAYFGFADRVWARFCSAFRRTLGHH from the exons ATGCCATACCTCGTTGGTTCTTGGAGATGGATTTGCAGCTGCAAGAA ctcGATGTCGCAAACAACCAACTGCATGGACAGGTTCCCAAGAAGTTCCAAGGAGTTAAGGTTCAGCAGTGAATCCAACGTTTATCTGAGTGAAAATAGCGTCGAGGGACCTCTCCCACTCTGGTCAAGCAATGTGACCTCGTTGTATTTGAGGAACAACACATTCTCCGGGGCCATTCCACGGGATATTGGGACAGCATTGCGTCTCACAGACTTGGACATCTCAAGAAACAGTCTAAGTGGCACAATCCCATCTTCCATAAGAAATATGACACAACTAACCACTTTAGTCATCTCAAGCAACAACCTGCAGGGGCAAATCCCTGATGTATTCTCCAGCATACCAATGCTTTACAATGTCGACGCCTCAAACAACAGTCTGACCGGCAGAATTCCTTCTTCCCTAGGATTCCTACATGCTCTCAAATTCTTGATGCTCTCAAGCAACATCCTTTCTTCCCAAATACCCTCCAGCTTGAGCAACTGCACAGAGCTAGTCAGCATTGATCTAGGTGACAATGCGTTGTCTGGAGCTATCCCGCCTTGGGTTGGAGCTGAGATGACATCACTGCTAATCCTACGCCTGAGAAACAACTCGTTCAAAAGGAACATCCCTTCACAAATATGCAATCTCTCAGTCCTACACATACTGGACTTATCGAAAAACGCACTGTCAGGGTCAATTCCTGCCTGTTTCAAGAACCTCAGCTGGTTTCAGAGAGACTTGACACCCGAAGACACTGATCAGCTTTACCAAGGGCGGGTGCAGCTGGTTGCCAAGGGAAGATTACTGCAGTATGACTCTATATTGTATCTTGTCAACAGCATTGATCTCTCGATAAACAAATTTTCCGGAGAAAATCCTCAAGAAATCACGGCCCTATTCAAAGTGGGAACCCTAAACCTGTCGAGGAATCACCTAATTGGGAGAATCCCTACTGATATCGACAAATTGGAACGGATTGAGACGTTGGACTTGTCAAGCAATCAACTTTGGGGGCCAATTCCACTGACCATGGCGTCGCTAACTTTCTTGAACCACTTGAACTTGTCGAATAATAATCTGTCCGGGCAGATTCCAACTGGTAATCAGTTCGAGACATTCAATGATCCGTCAATCTATGAAGGTAACGAGATTCTGTGTGGTGCTCCATTGCCGCGATGTGATAGCGCTCCGTTTCCAGATGTGGACGGTGGAGAAGAAGGTGATGGTGACGAAGATAGATACGAGAAGCTGTGGGTGTTAGTTTCAGCTGGGATCGGGTTCTTCCTTGGATTTTGGGGGATTTGTGGTTCTTTGGTTGTCAAGGACAGGTGGAGGGCTGCATATTTTGGTTTTGCTGACAGGGTGTGGGCAAGATTCTGCTCAGCATTTCGTCGAACACTTGGGCATCATTGA
- the LOC121749545 gene encoding uncharacterized RNA methyltransferase pc1998-like: protein MDIGKSISPCFPPRAVQPQLKLMAAVVSFLSLPARAPPPSFTFVTRCTASPSATTRFSQQTASAPLLLTHEEPKTNPIKSSSCELHCRHFESCSGCTHEYNLHQPPILDEAIRFFKSTGVSNFTFDTCRLWGWRCRAKLAVRGLSMKPLIGLYEEGTHNVVDIPECKAHHPSMNAAVDLLKQGMAELNIEPYDEDGGTGELRYVQMAVTTYSTSLPASERYKNGKVQVTLVWNDRSENSTSFAKLNALANYMWRKGGPRRELHLIHSVWANFQTSTSNVIFGNRWRHLLGESDFWEHVGGIDVSIAPSSFGQANTRAFDSLLRKLQKYVPYGASVVDLYAGAGVIGLSLAATRKCRSVKCVEVNKEAKHSFEKTASRLQIDEESSISWHQADTSKEPHTWLLGSDVVVVDPPRKGLDPSLLGALQSVAFMRRNSSEKKVKMEKRPWVLRERETSVQSNGQMAQDEAPSLPQTLIYISCGWDSFKKDCKSLLSSRAWELTKAHGFNFFPGTQSIEVLAVFKRGSGGKLKRKKSGKKKRLA, encoded by the exons ATGGACATCGGAAAATCTATATCACCATGCTTCCCGCCACGAGCAGTTCAGCCGCAGCTCAAACTCATGGCCGCCGTCGTAAGCTTCCTCTCGCTTCCCGCACGTGCCCCGCCACCCTCCTTCACTTTTGTCACACGCTGCACCGCCTCACCATCCGCAACAACCAGATTTTCTCAGCAGACGGCGTCGGCGCCTCTACTGCTCACTCACGAGGAGCCTAAGACAAACCCTATCAAATCCTCTTCCTGTGAGCTTCACTGCCGTCACTTTGAATC CTGCTCCGGTTGTACTCACGAGTACAACCTGCACCAGCCACCTATTCTGGATGAGGCGATAAGATTCTTTAAGAGCACCGGTGTTTCTAACTTCACTTTCGATACCTGCAGACTT TGGGGATGGAGGTGTCGTGCCAAGCTTGCAGTTCGAGGCTTATCTATGAAACCTTTAATTGGTCTTTATGAAGAGGGCACTCATAATGTGGTTGATATTCCTGAATGCAAAG CTCATCATCCGAGCATGAATGCAGCTGTTGACCTGCTCAAGCAAG GAATGGCCGAACTTAATATTGAGCCCTATGATGAAGACGGAGGAACGGGTGAATTAAGATATGTCCAG ATGGCTGTCACAACATACAGCACTTCTCTTCCTGCCTCAGAAAGATATAAAAATG GTAAGGTGCAAGTTACTTTGGTGTGGAATGATAGAAGTGAGAATTCGACTAGTTTTGCAAAGTTAAATGCCTTGGCCAAT TACATGTGGAGAAAAGGGGGGCCAAGGAGGGAACTACATTTGATTCATTCTGTTTGGGCTAACTTTCAGACATCGACAAGCAAT GTTATTTTTGGGAACAGATGGAGACATCTTTTAGGGGAGTCAGACTTCTGGGAGCATGTTGGAGGAATTGATGTTTCAATAGCCCCCTCAAGCTTCGGGCAAGCAAATACACGG GCTTTTGATTCTTTACTCCGTAAACTTCAAAAATACGTCCCTTATGGAGCGTCAGTTGTTGATCTTTATGCTGGTGCTGGGGTGATTGGTTTGTCTTTAGCTGCCACAAGGAAGTGCAG GTCTGTGAAATGTGTGGAGGTGAATAAAGAAGCAAAGCATTCTTTTGAAAAGACAGCTTCTCGATTACAAATTGATGAGGAGAGTAGCATCAGCTGGCATCAAGCAGATACCTCAAAA GAACCACACACTTGGCTACTGGGATCCGATGTCGTTGTGGTTGACCCTCCTAGGAAAGGGCTAGATCCATCTCTGCTTGGTGCTTTGCAGTCTGTGGCATTCATGAGGAGAAACAG CTCTGAGAAAAAGGTCAAAATGGAAAAGAGACCATGGGTTCTTCGAGAAAGAGAGACTTCTGTGCAAAGTAATGGCCAGATGGCTCAAGATGAAGCTCCGTCACTTCCACAAACTCTTATATATATCAGCTGTGGATGGGATAGTTTCAAAAAG GATTGCAAATCTCTGCTCTCTAGTAGGGCATGGGAACTGACCAAGGCGCatggtttcaatttttttcctggAACACAGAG TATTGAGGTCCTGGCTGTGTTCAAGAGAGGCTCTGGAGgaaaattaaagagaaaaaaatctGGGAAAAAGAAAAGACTGGCTTGA
- the LOC121749544 gene encoding chloride channel protein CLC-b-like — MGFVYIAVANLLLTVVASVLCVCFAPTAAGPGIPEIKAYLNGIDTPNMFGAAPLFVKIIGSIGAVSAGLDLGKEGPLVHIGCCIASLLGQGGPDNYRVKWRWLRYFNNDRDRRDLITCGSSAGVCAAFRSPVGGVLFALEEVATWWRSALLWRTFFSTAVVVVILRAFIEYCKSGNCGLFGRGGLIMFDVSGVSVTYHLTDIIPVVVIGILGGILGSLYNHFLHKVLKVYNIINEKGKLPKLLLSLSVSLFTSICMFGLPFLAKCRPCDPALLDMGCPTTGGTGNFKKFNCPAGYYNDLATLLITTNDEAVRNIFSINTSDEFHIFSLILFFILYCILGLITFGIAVPSGLFLPIILMGSAYGRILGIIMEPYTKIDQGLYAVLAAASLMAGSMRMTVSLCVIFLELTNNLLLLPITMIVILIAKTVGDCFNPSIYDIILELKGLPFLDAHPEPWMRNITVGELADHKPAVVTLSGIEKVGRIVEVLKNTTHNGFPVVDIGVVPPMGPPNDVAELHGLVLRAHLILVLKKKWFLQERRRAEDWEVRQNFTSMELAERGGKVDEVRVTKDEMEMFVDLHPLTNTNPYTVVESMSVAKAMVLFRQLGLRHMLIIPKYQAAGVHPLVGILTRQDLRAHNILSAFPQLEKSAGNKRGH, encoded by the exons ATGGGATTCGTATATATTGCTGTGGCAAACCTTCTCCTAACTGTGGTGGCTTCCGTTCTCTGTGTCTGTTTTGCACCTACAGCAGCAGGACCAGGGATTCCTGAAATAAAAGCTTATCTCAATGGAATTGACACCCCCAATATGTTTGGGGCAGCACCATTGTTTGTGAAG ATCATTGGAAGCATTGGAGCAGTTTCTGCTGGATTAGATCTTGGGAAAGAAGGTCCTCTGGTGCACATTGGTTGCTGCATTGCATCCCTATTGGGTCAAGGTGGTCCAGACAACTACCGCGTCAAATGGCGTTGGCTAAGATATTTCAACAATGACAGGGACAGACGTGATCTAATCACATGCGGCTCTTCAGCTGGAGTCTGTGCTGCTTTCAGGTCCCCAGTTGGTGGTGTCCTATTTGCTCTTGAGGAGGTGGCGACGTGGTGGAGAAGTGCTCTCCTTTGGAGAACCTTTTTCAGTACTGCTGTTGTGGTTGTAATTCTTAGGGCCTTCATAGAGTACTGCAAATCTGGAAACTGCGGCTTATTTGGGAGAGGAGGCTTGATCATGTTTGACGTGAGCGGTGTTTCTGTAACATACCACCTAACCGACATCATCCCTGTTGTTGTCATAGGAATTCTTGGGGGCATCTTGGGAAGCCTCTACAACCACTTTCTCCATAAGGTCCTCAAGGTCTACAATATCATAAATGA GAAGGGAAAACTGCCTAAACTTCTTCTCAGTCTGAGTGTATCCCTTTTCACTTCTATATGCATGTTTGGGCTTCCTTTTCTAGCAAAGTGCAGACCATGTGATCCCGCCCTACTGGATATGGGATGTCCCACAACAGGTGGAACAGGAAACTTCAAAAAATTCAACTGCCCAGCAGGCTACTACAATGACCTAGCCACTCTTCTCATTACCACCAATGATGAAGCTGTTCGGAACATTTTCTCCATAAACACTTCTGATGAGTTccatattttctctctcattcTCTTCTTCATACTATATTGTATACTGGGACTCATCACCTTTGGTATTGCCGTCCCATCTGGTCTCTTCCTCCCTATCATACTCATGGGTTCTGCTTATGGTCGTATTCTAGGCATTATCATGGAACCATACACGAAAATTGATCAGGGCCTCTATGCTGTTCTTGCAGCTGCCTCTCTTATGGCTGGTTCCATGAGAATGACTGTTTCCCTGTGTGTCATATTCCTTGAGCTCACCAACAACCTTCTCTTGCTCCCCATTACAATGATAGTTATTCTAATTGCAAAAACAGTAGGCGACTGCTTCAATCCAAGCATTTATGACATAATACTGGAACTAAAAGGACTACCTTTCTTGGACGCGCATCCTGAGCCATGGATGAGGAATATTACAGTTGGTGAGCTTGCTGATCACAAGCCAGCAGTAGTCACCCTAAGTGGAATTGAGAAGGTTGGTCGAATTGTGGAAGTACTAAAAAATACCACACACAATGGTTTCCCAGTCGTAGATATAGGAGTGGTTCCGCCAATGGGGCCACCAAATGATGTGGCTGAACTCCATGGCCTGGTCTTGAGAGCTCATCTCATTTTAGTGCTGAAGAAAAAGTGGTTCCTGCAAGAAAGAAGAAGAGCAGAAGATTGGGAAGTGAGACAGAATTTCACTTCCATGGAATTGGCTGAAAGGGGAGGCAAGGTTGATGAGGTTAGAGTAACCAAGGATGAAATGGAGATGTTTGTTGATTTACATCCCTTGACCAACACGAATCCATACACGGTGGTCGAAAGCATGTCAGTCGCCAAGGCAATGGTGCTCTTCAGGCAATTAGGGCTCCGCCACATGCTTATTATACCCAAATATCAAGCAGCTGGG GTGCATCCTCTGGTGGGAATTTTGACAAGACAGGACTTGAGAGCCCACAACATTTTGAGTGCATTTCCTCAATTGGAAAAGTCAGCTGGAAATAAAAGGGGACATTGA
- the LOC121748729 gene encoding F-box/kelch-repeat protein At3g27150-like — protein MKIWRIIGLGSVKQMLEGEDKGFEQREFCAELSETDWIVVDIPPSKKKKSMLENGETSGESQSNGEIPQDADYAENPSLSYELESEIFARFPRTEHWKLCFVNKRCLGLVRSGELYQMRKRIGCMELAVFMFASGESSWWAFDRGFTSGRKLPVLPSDTCFSSGDKESVCAGTHLLVSGREIDGLVVWRYELSENAWYKGPSMVNPRCLFASATCGDCAYVAGGMGAGSSKEVYDTAEKYNAESRSWEALPRMKKRRMLCAGVYMDNRFYVIGGRNKDGGLTCGEFFDERRNRWEVVADMLKDDPVQSSSSPLLLAVLNNELYSLEVSSNQLKVYLKQTNTWKHLGRVPVKAGSNRGWGVAFKSLGNELLVIGESEAGNYLAIYTCCPDSAADSPTLHWKLLHSATSRLSHFIWNCSVMLA, from the coding sequence ATGAAGATTTGGAGGATTATTGGCTTAGGAAGTGTTAAACAAATGCTTGAAGGAGAAGACAAAGGGTTTGAGCAACGCGAGTTCTGTGCTGAGTTGAGTGAGACCGACTGGATCGTTGTTGACATCCCGCcctcgaagaagaagaagagcatGTTGGAAAATGGTGAGACATCTGGTGAGAGTCAAAGCAACGGTGAAATACCTCAGGATGCAGATTATGCAGAGAATCCCTCTCTAAGCTATGAGTTAGAGAGTGAGATATTTGCTAGGTTTCCAAGAACAGAGCATTGGAAGCTttgctttgtaaacaagagatGTTTAGGTCTTGTGAGAAGTGGAGAGCTCTACCAGATGAGGAAGAGGATCGGGTGTATGGAGCTGGCTGTTTTCATGTTTGCGAGTGGCGAGAGCAGCTGGTGGGCGTTTGATCGTGGCTTCACCTCTGGCAGGAAGCTCCCTGTCCTGCCCTCGGACACTTGCTTCAGCTCGGGGGATAAGGAGTCGGTCTGTGCCGGTACTCATCTGCTCGTCTCAGGCAGGGAGATAGACGGCCTAGTGGTGTGGAGGTACGAGCTGAGTGAGAACGCGTGGTATAAGGGTCCGTCAATGGTGAACCCGAGATGCTTGTTCGCCTCTGCAACATGTGGCGATTGCGCCTACGTGGCTGGAGGCATGGGGGCGGGATCGAGCAAAGAGGTCTACGACACGGCTGAGAAGTACAATGCGGAGAGCCGGTCATGGGAAGCGCTCCCGAGGATGAAGAAGCGGAGGATGCTCTGCGCAGGTGTCTACATGGATAACAGATTCTATGTGATTGGAGGTAGGAATAAAGATGGAGGACTAACATGTGGCGAATTCTTCGATGAGAGGAGAAACCGATGGGAGGTCGTAGCCGACATGCTCAAGGACGATCCCGTGCAGTCCTCCAGCTCGCCCCTGCTCCTCGCAGTCTTGAACAACGAGCTCTACTCGCTGGAGGTGTCTTCCAACCAGCTCAAGGTGTACCTGAAGCAGACGAACACGTGGAAGCACTTGGGACGTGTCCCAGTCAAGGCTGGCTCCAACCGAGGCTGGGGGGTCGCGTTCAAGTCTTTGGGGAACGAGCTCTTGGTGATAGGCGAATCTGAAGCAGGTAACTACCTGGCCATATACACCTGCTGCCCCGACTCCGCCGCTGACTCGCCTACCCTGCACTGGAAGCTGCTCCACAGCGCCACGAGCCGCCTCAGCCACTTCATCTGGAACTGCTCTGTTATGCTAGCATGA